The DNA region ACGCCCCCGTACTGGTCGGAACCCGCGCATGGTCCTCGTTCGGCGTCTCCGAGGGCGCCAACGAGTCCGAAGTGGTGAACAACCCGGTCCGGGCGACCAACATCATGTACACCTTCCACTTCTACGCGTACTCGCACCGCGACGAGTACCTGGCGACCCTCTCGCGTGCCGCCGACCGGCTCCCGGTCTTCGTCACCGAGTTCGGCACCCAGAACTACGCCGGCGAGGGAAGCAACGACTTCGCCATGTCCCAGCGCTACCTCGACCTCATGGCGAGCAAGAAGATCAGCTGGACGAACTGGAACTTCTCCGACGACAACCGTTCCGGAGCCGTCTTCAAGACCGGAACCTGCAACAACAACGGGCCCTGGACCGGCACCTCGTCCCTGAAGCCCGCGGGCGTGTGGATCCGTGACCGCATCGCGACGCCCGACAACTTCCCGGTCGCCTGACTTCTGATCGCCGAAATCGTCCGCGACCGGGACCGACACGCGGCAGGGAACCGGCTGCGGACACCAGAAGAAGTGCACGCCCGTGCCTGACCGAACGCGGGTGTGGGGCGGCGTCATCGACGAGTCGGTCTCGTGAAGACGAGGCCGAAACACGGGCGCCGCCCCTCTCCTCACCCGCGCCCGTCAGGAACCGAACAGCTCTCAGGCAGACACTCACGCACCGGAAGGGGCCGTCCGGGCGGGCTTGGTGGGGGTGACGGTTACCCGGCACTCTTGACGAGGGAGTCGAGGGTCTCCGCGGTCATGGTGTCGGGGACGTGGACGCCAGGAGAGAGCTTGTAGGCCTGACCACGGACGGCACCGCCAGGAGACTCTGCGGTGTGGATATTGAAGTACCAGTTCTGGGCGTTGGCCCTGATGCCCTTCAGCAGGTCCTGATCATCGACGGTGACCGTTCCGTAGACGAACTTCTTGCCGTCCTCCAGCTTCTTCGTGAAGAACGGGATCTTGACATCGCCGTTGACACCCTTGACGCCCTTGTGAAGGTGACCGAGGGTCGGCGTCCCGATCCCGGTGAAGGTGAACGCGTAGGAGACCTGGTCGCCCTGGATCCGCATAAGGGCGAGCGCGTGCCCGTCCTTGTCTCCCACGGTCGGCCCGCCCTCGACCGGTACCTCGTTCGCACCGCTGAGGACCGAGGAGAAGAAGGTCGCGTCCTCCTTGTTCTTGTCCCACCGGCCGGCACCCTGCACGGTGCCGCCCCCGGCGGCGTGCTCGCTACCGGCTGACGCGTGCCCGTCGGCGGCCGGGCTACCCGCCGCCGCACCGGCCCCGGCGCCCGTCGCAGCGTCCTCACCGTTACAGGCAGCCAGCACGAGCGCACCGGCGACGGCGGATACGACGATCATCCCAAAACGCTTGCTCTTCATGGCAGTTGAGGCCTCTCAGGTGGTGCGGCCGCGGCTGCTCCGCGGTCCGTCACCCACAACACGGACAGCCCTCACGGCCCTGATCACCCGATGACACTCCTGAGACAGCCCTGAAACGACCCACGATCACTCGGAACACGATCTCGACAGAGAACCCGCACCGAGCAAGCCCGCGAGTGGCCGGCAGACGCGGTACCGGCCCCGGTTCGCGTCCGAAGCCGAGGACATACACCTGCATCGCAGGCGTGTGATTTCCCAGCCGGTCACAGACCGCGCCCACGCACGCGTACCAGAACTGACGGTCGAGGTCGTCGAGTTCTGCCGGCGACCCGGCGGCAGCCCGGTCCCGTACAGGTCCCAGAATCCGCTCGGTCCACTCCCAAGGCGGCACCTCGAGCTCCATCAACTCCGCCAGCGAAAGCCGCACTTCGGCCCCCGACCCAGCTCCTGCACACGTCAGATCACAAACGTCTGGGGAGACTCCGTCAGCGCACGGCGGGCGCTTCGCGCCACACCCCTCCAGTGGCTCGTGCGCATCGCTCTCGGCCCACCGCGGTGCCCGGCCCGCGGGGCCGTCGTTGCGGCTCGGAGCAGGTTCCAACGTCCGCGGGGCAGTCTGAACACTCCGAGGAACGACTCGGCAACATCGAGCCCACCATCCACGACCAGGTCTGCTGGCTGCCCAGTCGCCGCCCGATCGCACGGAGCAACCCGGACGATACATCCAGCCGTTGTCGTACAAGGGTCGGCTTCGTCCCATCGGTCCGCGCGTGCTGATACACAGTTGAGCAACTGCCGCGCCGTTCCTGATACGCGGATGAAACCCGCCGGCGGACCGCTGGGTTCAGGATGAAGGGCCGGACGGGGCGGCCGCCTGCTGTCCTTCCGTACAAGTCCGCCGGAATGATGACCGGGGCGGACGAAAGGGGAGTCACTCGTGCGCAACTGTGCAGGCCCAAGGGCGGCCACCGTTTTGACTGCGTGCTTCGCGGTGACCGCGACCATGACGGCTGCCCTACAGGCACAGGCAGGGTGGGTGGCACAGAGTCGACCCAGGCCTACCCGTTCATGAGCTCGTTCCAGCCGTCCTGTCCCGCGCAGCCACGCCCGGACGGACACGGCTGCGGTGTGGAAGTCCTTGCGCCGCAATGGGCTCTGACCGTCAACCACTGCTCCGGCAAGAACCCGATCGGAGCGAAGACGGGTGTCCCGCGTGGTGGGAAGGGCCGGGTAGGGCCACTGGACACCATGTCCGGAGACGAGTCTCCGAGGTCGGCCATTGCTACAGGCTGGTGACCAGTAGCGATAAGTCGAAGCTGAAGCTGTCCCGCCGGGGCTGGACCCTCCCGGTGCCGCGGACCTGTCCCCGCCACCGCGACGACCGCCCCGGTGACCAGGGTCAGGCTCAGCGGCTCCCACAGCCGCTGAACCTGACCCGGTCGACAACACCGGCAAATCCGGCCCCCGGCCCCGGTGCAGACGGAATACGGCAGCCAGAGATTCTCTGTTGCATGATGGATCTTCAACACCTACGTCCGATGGGAAGAGATGTCGGTTCCAGTGGCAGGCGGAGACGCCCTGGCGCCTGTGACGATTCTGCTCGTCGAGGACGACGAGGTGATCCGCAGGTCGGTCGCGATGGCGCTGGAGCGCTACGGCTACCGTGTCTTCTCCGCCGGTGACGGGCTGACCGGTCTCGAACTGTTCCGTGAGGGCGGGCACGACCTGCTGTTGCTGGACGTCATGCTGCCGGAGCTCGACGGCATCGGGCTCTGCCGCCGGATTCGGGAGAGCAGCACGGCCCCGATCCTGATGATGTCGGCCCGCGGGGACGCACTGGACATTGTGTCCGGCCTGGAGGCCGGCGCCGACGACTATGTCGTCAAGCCGGTCGACACCTCGGTGCTGGTGGCCCGGATCCGGTCGCTGCTGCGCCGCGCCACGTTCGCGCCGGCTGCGGCACCGGCGGGACCCGCCGCTCACCAGCCGGACCGGCCGGACCAGTACCGGCCGGACCAGTACCAGTCGGATCAGACGGCCCGCGTCGATCAGGACAACTCGCGTCGTCGGAGCGACCGGCTCGTCTTCGGGGACCTGGCCATCGACACGGCCGGCCTGGAGGTGTTCCTGGCCGGTGAGCCGGTCGCACTGGCCCCTACCGAACTTCGCCTGCTACTGGAGTTCGCCGCGCACCCCGGCATCGTCCTGGACCGGCAGACACTGCTACGCAACGTGTGGGACTACGGCTGGGACGGTGACAGCCGTGTGGTCGACCTGTGCGTGCAGCGGCTGCGAAAGAAGATCGACGCCGGGCGAATCGAGACGGTCCGTGGCTTCGGCTACAAGTTGAGGCGCTGACATGGGGATCCCAGAGCCTCGGTTCGACCCGGGAACCAGAGGGGGCCTGCTCAACTGGCGCTCGCTGCGCTGGAAGATCGCCCTGTTGGTGGCCACGGCGTGCTGCGGCATCGCGCTGACGGTCGGACTGCTGGTGCACCACAGCACGTACGAGTGGTCCATGAACGACGGCGCGGCCCGGGCATCCACCGCCCTGGACACCGCACTCTCGGCGGAGGACAGCAGCAGGACAGACGGAGTGGTGCACGCTTCCGGGGAGATGCCGGCGGACCTGGTCCGGATGGTGCGGGAACACGGGGCCGGCGCCGTGTACGACGAGATGAACGAGTACCGGCCGCGGATGTGGGCCGGCAAGCGCATGCCGGACGGGCACTTGGCGGCGATCTCGGTCGACATGACTTCCGACCAGCTCAGTCGCCGTGCCCTGGACCGGCACATGTGGAAGTACTCACTGGCCGCGCTGGCCGTCATCGTGCCCCTGTCCGCGCTCGCCGCCGAACTGCCCAACCGGCGCTTGCGGCGGGTGGCACGCACCGCACGGCGCATCGCCTCGGGCGATCTGGCCGCCAGGACCGAGGAGGGCGGCCGGACGGGCGACGAGATCACCGAAATCTCGGTCACCGTCGACTCGATGGCCGACAGTCTCCAGAACCGGTTGCGCAGCGAGCAGCGCTTCACCGCCGATGTCGCGCACGAACTTCGCACCCCGCTGATGGGCCTGGTCACCTCCGCCGAACTGCTCCCCGAGAGCGAAGCCACCGACCTCGTCAGAAACCGGGTCCAGGTGCTGCGCACCCTCGTCGAGGACCTGTTGGAGATCTCCCGCCTCGACGCCGGTGTGGAACACGCCGACCTGCGACCCGTCGCCCTCCTCGACGTGGTCCGGGACTCACTGGCCCGCACCGGCCTCGACGCACGACTCATAGTTGGCGCCGCACCCGCCGTGGTGGAGACGGACCCCCGCCGGCTCGACCGGGTACTCGCCAACCTGATCGTCAACGCCCACCGGCACGGTGCCGGGCCGATCGAGGTCACCGTCGTGGGCACGACCGTCGTCGTCCGCGACCACGGCTCCGGCTTTCCCGGCAGTCTCCTCGCCGAGGGGCCGCAACGCTTCCGCACCGGAGCAGCTGAGCGCGGCCGCGGACACGGCCTGGGACTGACAGTCGCCTCGGGCCAGGCCCGGGTCATCGGCGCGTCGCTGCTCTTCTCGAACGCCGTCGACGGTGGAGCCGTCGCCACGATCCGGCTGCCCCGGGCGGCTGACGCCACAGAACTCATACAGGACGGATGACGGGCCGAGCGGTAACGGAGATATGACCGACGGTCCACGGCGATCCACGCCTCCCAAGATGACCGACATGTGCGAACACAGCATGTCGAACACCTTGGAGGTGCCTTGCACATGGACCCCGACCGTGTCCGACGCGTACGGGACATACGCGTACGTGTCCTGCATGCGGCGACGTCGAGCCGCCCTCGTGGATCATCCCTCCTATGCGTCGGTACCGTCGCCCTGATCATCGCGGTCGTCCTCGGCGCCTGGGTCCGGCCCGCCCCGGGAACGGCCGACACCCCGGCAGCGAAATCTCACGCCCTGTCCGTCGCCTGGCCGTCGCAGGGACAGGCGAGCGCGCTGGTCGAGGGCCTCGGCGACTCCGGTGATCTCGGAAACAGGGGCACGCAGGCGCCGGTGCCGATCGCCAGCATCACGAAGGTGATGACCGCGTACGTGATCCTCCGTGACCACCCGCTGCGATCCGGTCAGGGCGGCCCAGGCATCACCATCGACCGGACGGCCGCAGACGAGTCCTTCTCGGGCGTGGAATCCAGCGTGCCCGTGCGGGAGGGACAGCGGCTCAGTGAACGGCAGGTGCTGGAACTCATGCTGATCCCCTCCGGCAACAACATCGCTCGGATGCTGGCCCGTTGGGACGCCGGCTCACAGGAGGCGTTCGTCAGGAAGATGAACAGGGCCGCCCGCGACCTGGGCATGCGCCACACCGTCTACACCGGTGCCAGCGGCCTGGAGGAGACGACCGTCAGCACGAGCGCCGACCAGTTGAAGCTGGCACGACGAGTGATGCGGGACGCGGCATTCCGGTCCATCGTTGCCAAGCCCAGTACCACCGTCCCCGGTGTCCCCGGCACGATCCGCAACACCAACACACTGCTGGGCACGGACGGCGTGATCGGCCTGAAAACCGGCTCCAGTACGCCCGTCGGCGGCGCCCTGATGTGGGCGGCCACCGCACCCGACGGCCACGGACACGACCGGCTGATCCTCGGCGTCGTACTCCACCAGCACGCCGGCACCAGTCCCCGACAGGGATCCCAGGCCGCACTGTCCAACAGCCGCACCCTGATCGAAGCGGTACGGGAATGGCTGTCGACGGTCACATCCGGGACGGGGTGAAGCCGCCGTGACAGCACTCCTCAAAGTACCTTCCCCGCCGATGCCTCCCCCTCCTCCCCTGCCTGGGTCCGATGCGAACGCCGCGGCCGGATCCGGCGTTCGGCGCCGAGGCCGGATCATCACCGGACTCGCGTTGTCGGCCGCTCTGGTGATGCTCAGCCACGCTCACATCCCCAACCGGTTCGGCCACCTCGGCAGCCTCGTCGAGACCTTCCTGCCCTGGACGGGCCTGGCCGTGCCGCTGCTGCTGTCCTGCGCGCTGATCCGTCGATCCGCGACGGCCGCCGTGGCCGTCGTCCTGCCCGCACTCATCTGGTGCTCGCTCTTCGGCGGGACGCTTCTCGACAAACAGTCGGACGGCGGAGATCTGACCGTCGTCTCCCACAACGTCAACGAGCACAACCCGCACCCCACACGCACCGCACGTGCCCTCGCCGCATCCGGCGCCGACCTGCTGGCCCTCGAAGAACTGGGCGACGCGACACCGCAGTACGAACGGGCGCTGGCCGACGCGTACCCGTACCACGTCGTGCAGGGCACGGTCGGCCTGTGGAGCAAGGACCCCATCGACACCTCCCGTACGGTGGACATCGCGCCCTGGCCACGCGCCCTGCGCGCCGTCGTCCGTACGCCCGAAGGACCCGTCGCCGTCTACGTCGCCCATCTCCTCTCGGTCCGCCTCACCGCGGCTTCGGGCTTCACCGCCGCCGAACGCGACGCCGCCGCACATCACCTCGCCACCGCCCTGCGCACCGAACAGCTGCGCCACACCATCCTCGTGGGCGACTTCAACGGCACCCTCTACGACCGAGAGCTGTCCCCTCTGACCTCCGGCATGCACTCGGCCCAGACCGAGGCAGGCGCCGGATTCGGTCTCACCTGGCCCTCCTCGTTCCCCGTCGCAAGGATCGACCACATCCTCGTCCGCGGCATGACCCCCCGCGCGTCATGGACACTGCCCGCCACCGACAGCGACCACCTGCCAGTCGCGGCGAGACTGAAGTGGTGACCTCACCGAAGCCATGACAGGCCGGCCACCTCGCTCTTCGGCGACCGGATAGCCGCCAGGTCCCGCGACAACGGGTGGGCGGGTGTCGTCGTGCAACGGGAGCATCCTCGACAGCGCCGACCACGGCGGCAGCGGCCGACTGATGTGCGGACGGGACGTGGCCGTTGCCGGAGCCGCGGGCGCTGTTGCCGTCCACTGCCCCTGTCGTGGCCCCCGCTGGATCGCCACCGGCCAAATCGATCGGCCCACCTGGGCAGACCCGCTCCAGCACCCGACGGATGGCCGCGGCACTGGGCGCGATGCGCACCGCGAAGCGCCGACGACCTGGGTATTGGCCGGGCCAGGGTGGTCTGCGGAGCCGCTGCGGCCCTCTTGCCCGATCACCGTGTACGAGCGGGCGCCGGCCACCACTGCGGACGCCGCGATCAGCACGACGCTCACGATCGGATGACGGACTCCCCGCCTACGGCGCGGTCCGGCAACCTGACCAGCCGCTCCGTCAGCGACATCCCCGCCACCCGGTGCAGCGGGAGAGCCGTGACGAGAGACGGCATGGCAGGCTGACGGCCCATCGAAGATCCGTTGCAGGCAGACGACTTGGGAAGGCAATCTGCATCCACGGGGATTCGATGCGTCAGGCACGGCCACCCCACCCTGCGACGCTACAAGATCACGCGACTTCGCAACGGCCCTGCGCCGGGACCTGCCATGCTGAAAGGGTTCGATTCGACCCTCACACCTTGGAGGTTCTGATGCGTGCAGGCGTCGTTGTCGCCGCGCAGCCCGGTGTGGAGGACCTCGCCGTGCGGGCCGAGGAGTTGGGCCTGCACAGCTTCTGGGTCAACGACACCCCGATGGTCCACGGCGACCCCTTCGTCGCCTTGAGCCTGTGTGCGAGGGCCACCAGCCGCATCAGGCTCGGCATCGGCGTGACCTCACCGGCGCTGCGCTCGGCCCCGGCCGCCGCGAGCGGGCTCGCCAGCCTCAACGCCCTGGCGCCGGGCCGGATCATCTGCGGAGTCGGCACCGGGAACACCGCCCGGCGCACCCTGGGCATGCGGCCGACCACGGCGGCCAGGCTGGAGAACTTCACCGTCGCGCTGCAGGACCTGTGCGCCGGACGTTCGACCGAGTACCGCGAAGGTGACCAGGTTCGCGACATCCGGTTCCTGCACTCCGGGGCGCACGTGAACACCGCCGACTCGATCGAGTTCGTCGTGGCCGCGCTGCTCGGACCGAAGGCCGCCGCCGTCGCCGGCCGCCGCAACACCGGCCTCATCTCCTTCGGCCTGCTGGACCCCACCGCCTGGCACGCGCTGCACGACACCCGCCGCCACGCCGCCCAGCACGCACCCCGCGACCCCGACCCCCACACGGACTCCTACGTGGTCACCTCGCTCCACCTACTCGACGATGACGAGGACCCCCACGGCGACGCGGCCCGGGACGCCACGGGCCACCTCGTCCTGTCGCTGCTGGCCTTCGCCGCCGACACCGCCGCCGACACACCCGCCCTCGCCGAGCAACTCGGCCCCGAGGAACGCCAGGCGGTGCAGCGGCTTCTCGACCGGCGCGGCACCACCGCCACCGCGCCGGACCGGCACACCAAGCTCTACCCCAACTACCTCGGACGCATCGCACCGCAGGACCGGGACCTGGTGCTGCCCTCGCTGATGAACACCCTGGCCCTGGTCGGCACCCGCGACGACCTCCTCGCCCGCATCTCCACCCTGGAACAGGCAGGCGTCAACGAACTCCTCATCCAGCCGGTGATCGACCCGCCCACCGAGATGGCCCAGCTCGCGAAACTCCTCACCTGAGCCGAGCCGCCTGCCGCACGTCCTGGCCTGCACACCTACAAGATCACCAGGGCTTTGCAATCGCCCTGGCCCGCCAGACGGTCCCGTGCCGGAGACCCAATTCTCCAGCACCTTCTGAGCACAAGAAGAAGCTCTTCTGCGGCCGCGCTCGTGGTGCAACGCAGTTGAGAAGAGGCCGAGATGAGGCGGACACAGCGCTGAGGCCGAACGGATGAGTGGCGGTATCAGGATCCGTCGGAAGGGACGTCCTGGTGTCGTCCACCGAACAAGTCCGCCGGAGCTCAGCCCGGTGGCAGGCAACAGTGAGGTCAATCTTGCGTAAGTCAGTGAGCGGACTGTCGGTCGCTTCCCTTGTGGGGGTCTGCACGATTGGCAGCGTCTTCACCCTGGCGCCTTCCGCGTCGGCAATTGTCGGCGGGGTGCCGGTCGCGGACGGGGAGCGGCCCTTCGCCGTACAGATCGAGCAACGGGGTGAAGACGGAGCTTGGTCGCACTACTGCGGTGCGGTGCTCATAGACAGCCGCGTCGTAGCCACTGCGGCACACTGCGCCAAGTTCGCAGAGCAGGGCAAGCTGACGATTCGGCTGGTTGTCGGGCGAGCCGACTCGAATGCCCCCGGAGGGACGGTGGTGACCAGCGACCGTTTCTCCGTCTACAGCCACCCCGAGTTCGATACCACAACCAATACGGACCTGGGGCTCATCGTGCTCGACAGCCCAGTGTCCCAGGCCCGGGCAATGCTGCCTTCCCTGGGGACGACGCTGCGGCCCGGGCATCTCGTACACGCTGCCGGCTGGGGACGGACCGATCTCGACGATCAGGCCAAGCCGTCCCGTTTGCAGGAAGCACAACTGCCCGTCCAGAAGTTCGACACCGAGGGAGGCGTCTGGGACAAGGAGTTCATCTGCGCGGGTACCGCTGAATCGCGGGTCGCGCCTGGGGACAGCGGGGGCCCCTTGTTCGCGATGAAGGCACACGGCAAGGCAGTTGTGTACGGCCTCGTGAGCGGCGACACGAACACCTGTACCGGACTCTTCACGAACCTGGCCGCACCCGACATCTGGAAGCCGTTCCGTGCCCCGCTCGCTTCTCACGGACTCGGGCACGTCATCCCGAAGTAGCCATGTTCACGGCTCCGTCCGCCGCGCGACCGTTCGAAGCGCCGTCGCTCTCCTGGCAACCGACCCGACGACCGGTCCGACGACCGGTCCGGTCCGTTCGCCCAAGACATCGTGCCGGCCGTTCTGTGGAGCAAGCAGGTCCGGCTCCTGATGCTGGACTACCCCTTCGACTCGGTCATGGTGTATCGGGTCCTCGGCCAGGGCCACGCCTACCCGCTGACACAATGCGGCACCGGAGCGAGCGTCTCGCACTCACCCAAGCACGCTCGTCGATGTCGGCGTCCACACCGTCACCTACCTCGGGCCGTGCGAGCGCTTCAATGGCGGTCACTTCCTCCGTCACGTACCCGAGGTCGACGCCAAGGACGACGCGTCGGTGCCGCGCACGGCAGGCCTGATCGCCACCAACGGCTGGAGGTCGACCTGCCGTTGTGGGCGGACGCCGCCCAGTACGGCCCCTGCCACCCAGGCCGCGACTCTCACTCACCATCCCGTCGCGCGGTGATCACAGGGCCCCGGCCACCGGCCGGGGCCCTTCGGCGCACACCCGGGTGAGTTTCGGGGTTCTGACCGCTCTTCCGTGATGCCTACGACTACAGGAGGATGTCGGCTCGGAGCAGAGCGGATGAGGCCCTGCCGTACATCTGCCGCTTGATCGTTTTGATTCTGTTGACGTGGCCTTCGACGATGCCGGAGCTGTAGGGCAGGGTCAGGCCGGCGGTAACGGCGTGAAGGTCTTGGCGGATGGAGTCGGCGAAGATCCCAATGGCGTCCGGGCCGCCCAGCTCGGCCTTCTGAATCCAGTCCCGCAGCATGTGGCCGCGGCGTTGGCGGAGCATGTCGGTGAACTTCCGCGCGAGGTCGCAGACCTGGGCGATCGCCGCGCAGGCACTCCGCACAGCGTCGAGCTGGGCCATGTCGGACGTGCTGAGTGATTCCTCGGGGCGCATGATCCATGAGGTGATGTCGCGAGGGCGAGGAGTGTTCGAACGGGCGAGGACCGCAATGCCCTTCCGGATGGTCGCTACGTAGCGGTGCACGACGTGGTATCCGCCGGTGTAGCCGAGGGCGAGCACCTCGCGATGGAGCTGCATCGAGCTGGTGCAGCCCGTGTGGAAGCGGTGCTGCACGTACACCATGAACGGGTCGAGGACACCGTGGCCCCGATCCTGAGCCGAGGCGAGAAGCTCTGCAAGATCCTTGTTCCGGTAGCGCCGGACCGTCTTGCTGTCCAGCCGCAGTCGGCTGCCGATGGCGTTGAGCGGCAGGCCGGTGGCGGCAAGCTCGTTGACCTCCGCGTGGCGCTGTCGGATCCGGTCAAGGAGCGGAGTATCCGGTGTGGCCAACGGTGGGCTCGCCTCTGGTTCGACTGGCCGTCGGAGGCAGTCACGGCGCCATCGGCAGGTCTTCTCAACTGCCGTGGAGAGGTTCTGAAGGAGGTGCCAGCGATCTGCCACCTCCAGCGCGTCCGGGGCAGCCTGTCTGATGGCCTTGGTGAATGCCATCAGGCGGTCCCGGCAGATGATCTCGGCGCCGGGGTGCTCCTGAAGCCAGGCGGCGAGCGTGCCGGTTTCACGATCGGGCATACGTCCACCGAGGATCCGTGGAGCCCGCGCTGGTACAGCCGGAGAGGCCAACTCGCCCAGGATGGATGTCCGTCGGTCGTAGAGCCGCAACTTTGCGCAGAGGCGTGCGCGCCTGGGCGGCCGCCGAGCCCCACGGCAACCGACCGCATCGCCGACCGCGCCGCCGTCGAAGAACGGCGTCGCGGCTCGGTCAGGCCCACTACCTGTTCCACGAATGTCCGACGCGGGCATCGAGGCTGATCGCAGAAGAAGCGGCGGACACGGAGACGGACGATCCTCGACCAGGCCCGTCCTGGCGTTGGCCCCGGCTTCCGTCTAGGGGTGCCAGGAAGAACCGTGTCACCAGCCGCGAACGGCGGTGATCTTGCCCGGTGTCCCTCGTGCGGGGTAGCCCGAGGTCGTACGGCTGCGGTGTGTGAGCCCGTTGGTTGATCTCGATGCCGTAGGCGTCGACCGTCTGGATCGCACGCCACCTCCGCGCGGTAGAGGGCATCCGACCGGCCGTGGCTCCGGAACCAGCTACGCGCTCTGGGTCAGCAGACCGGTGTCGATGACCTCAGCGATAAAGGTGGCGCCGCGGCTGTTCTGGTGGAT from Streptomyces sp. NBC_00258 includes:
- a CDS encoding CHRD domain-containing protein; amino-acid sequence: MIVVSAVAGALVLAACNGEDAATGAGAGAAAGSPAADGHASAGSEHAAGGGTVQGAGRWDKNKEDATFFSSVLSGANEVPVEGGPTVGDKDGHALALMRIQGDQVSYAFTFTGIGTPTLGHLHKGVKGVNGDVKIPFFTKKLEDGKKFVYGTVTVDDQDLLKGIRANAQNWYFNIHTAESPGGAVRGQAYKLSPGVHVPDTMTAETLDSLVKSAG
- a CDS encoding response regulator transcription factor, with the protein product MSVPVAGGDALAPVTILLVEDDEVIRRSVAMALERYGYRVFSAGDGLTGLELFREGGHDLLLLDVMLPELDGIGLCRRIRESSTAPILMMSARGDALDIVSGLEAGADDYVVKPVDTSVLVARIRSLLRRATFAPAAAPAGPAAHQPDRPDQYRPDQYQSDQTARVDQDNSRRRSDRLVFGDLAIDTAGLEVFLAGEPVALAPTELRLLLEFAAHPGIVLDRQTLLRNVWDYGWDGDSRVVDLCVQRLRKKIDAGRIETVRGFGYKLRR
- a CDS encoding HAMP domain-containing sensor histidine kinase; its protein translation is MGIPEPRFDPGTRGGLLNWRSLRWKIALLVATACCGIALTVGLLVHHSTYEWSMNDGAARASTALDTALSAEDSSRTDGVVHASGEMPADLVRMVREHGAGAVYDEMNEYRPRMWAGKRMPDGHLAAISVDMTSDQLSRRALDRHMWKYSLAALAVIVPLSALAAELPNRRLRRVARTARRIASGDLAARTEEGGRTGDEITEISVTVDSMADSLQNRLRSEQRFTADVAHELRTPLMGLVTSAELLPESEATDLVRNRVQVLRTLVEDLLEISRLDAGVEHADLRPVALLDVVRDSLARTGLDARLIVGAAPAVVETDPRRLDRVLANLIVNAHRHGAGPIEVTVVGTTVVVRDHGSGFPGSLLAEGPQRFRTGAAERGRGHGLGLTVASGQARVIGASLLFSNAVDGGAVATIRLPRAADATELIQDG
- a CDS encoding D-alanyl-D-alanine carboxypeptidase family protein — translated: MDPDRVRRVRDIRVRVLHAATSSRPRGSSLLCVGTVALIIAVVLGAWVRPAPGTADTPAAKSHALSVAWPSQGQASALVEGLGDSGDLGNRGTQAPVPIASITKVMTAYVILRDHPLRSGQGGPGITIDRTAADESFSGVESSVPVREGQRLSERQVLELMLIPSGNNIARMLARWDAGSQEAFVRKMNRAARDLGMRHTVYTGASGLEETTVSTSADQLKLARRVMRDAAFRSIVAKPSTTVPGVPGTIRNTNTLLGTDGVIGLKTGSSTPVGGALMWAATAPDGHGHDRLILGVVLHQHAGTSPRQGSQAALSNSRTLIEAVREWLSTVTSGTG
- a CDS encoding endonuclease/exonuclease/phosphatase family protein, translating into MPPPPPLPGSDANAAAGSGVRRRGRIITGLALSAALVMLSHAHIPNRFGHLGSLVETFLPWTGLAVPLLLSCALIRRSATAAVAVVLPALIWCSLFGGTLLDKQSDGGDLTVVSHNVNEHNPHPTRTARALAASGADLLALEELGDATPQYERALADAYPYHVVQGTVGLWSKDPIDTSRTVDIAPWPRALRAVVRTPEGPVAVYVAHLLSVRLTAASGFTAAERDAAAHHLATALRTEQLRHTILVGDFNGTLYDRELSPLTSGMHSAQTEAGAGFGLTWPSSFPVARIDHILVRGMTPRASWTLPATDSDHLPVAARLKW
- a CDS encoding LLM class flavin-dependent oxidoreductase, translated to MRAGVVVAAQPGVEDLAVRAEELGLHSFWVNDTPMVHGDPFVALSLCARATSRIRLGIGVTSPALRSAPAAASGLASLNALAPGRIICGVGTGNTARRTLGMRPTTAARLENFTVALQDLCAGRSTEYREGDQVRDIRFLHSGAHVNTADSIEFVVAALLGPKAAAVAGRRNTGLISFGLLDPTAWHALHDTRRHAAQHAPRDPDPHTDSYVVTSLHLLDDDEDPHGDAARDATGHLVLSLLAFAADTAADTPALAEQLGPEERQAVQRLLDRRGTTATAPDRHTKLYPNYLGRIAPQDRDLVLPSLMNTLALVGTRDDLLARISTLEQAGVNELLIQPVIDPPTEMAQLAKLLT
- a CDS encoding S1 family peptidase, with product MSGLSVASLVGVCTIGSVFTLAPSASAIVGGVPVADGERPFAVQIEQRGEDGAWSHYCGAVLIDSRVVATAAHCAKFAEQGKLTIRLVVGRADSNAPGGTVVTSDRFSVYSHPEFDTTTNTDLGLIVLDSPVSQARAMLPSLGTTLRPGHLVHAAGWGRTDLDDQAKPSRLQEAQLPVQKFDTEGGVWDKEFICAGTAESRVAPGDSGGPLFAMKAHGKAVVYGLVSGDTNTCTGLFTNLAAPDIWKPFRAPLASHGLGHVIPK
- a CDS encoding transposase, with the protein product MPDRETGTLAAWLQEHPGAEIICRDRLMAFTKAIRQAAPDALEVADRWHLLQNLSTAVEKTCRWRRDCLRRPVEPEASPPLATPDTPLLDRIRQRHAEVNELAATGLPLNAIGSRLRLDSKTVRRYRNKDLAELLASAQDRGHGVLDPFMVYVQHRFHTGCTSSMQLHREVLALGYTGGYHVVHRYVATIRKGIAVLARSNTPRPRDITSWIMRPEESLSTSDMAQLDAVRSACAAIAQVCDLARKFTDMLRQRRGHMLRDWIQKAELGGPDAIGIFADSIRQDLHAVTAGLTLPYSSGIVEGHVNRIKTIKRQMYGRASSALLRADILL